A single region of the Salmo salar chromosome ssa16, Ssal_v3.1, whole genome shotgun sequence genome encodes:
- the LOC106574868 gene encoding nuclear receptor subfamily 4 group A member 2: MPCVQAQCGSSPQGASPASQQSASSFQAAGEHHSHNCDFLTPEFVKFSMDLTNTEITSATITNLPNVGVFVDSYCNNSNYDVKPPCLFQMPHPGEQSSIKVEDIPMYHQQSHHHQPHQSDEMVTPSGSVYYKPPSPHTHTFQSPPSHAWDDSGSLYSFHQDYLAVAHRMEQRKNAISRLSLFSLKHSQTGSPLSTCQMRFDGSLQVSVNPDTSGRYHGLESQGIFGSSSLRKQHRVGSPYSFQLGQGHHFMDNQAPSPPSQGSPTNTDSLCAVCGDNAACQHYGVRTCEGCKGFFKRTVQKNAKYVCLAGKNCAVDKRRRNRCQYCRFQKCLVTGMVKEVVRTASLKGRRGRLPSKHKIQDPLSPVSILSALVRAHVDSNPSLSRLDYSRFQNNADSQIAGDDTQHVQQFYDVLTVSMEIIRDWAQKIPGFTDLPRPDQDLLFESAFLELFVLRLAYRSNPEEGKLIFCNGLVLHRLQCRRGFGDWIDTIVEFSANLQSMNIDVATFSCICALATVTERHGLKEPRRAEELQNKMVNCLKDKVTFNDGSVSRPNHLSKLLGKLPELRTLCTQGLQRIFYLKLEDLVPPPAIIDKLFLDTLPF; this comes from the exons ATGCCGTGCGTCCAGGCTCAGTGCGGATCGTCACCTCAAGGAGCTAGTCCCGCTTCGCAACAGAGCGCAAGCAGCTTCCAAGCCGCTGGAGAGCACCACAGCCATAACTGCGACTTCCTAACGCCCGAGTTTGTCAAGTTTAGCATGGACCTGACAAACACAGAAATCACATCAGCCACTATCACCAATCTTCCAAATGTCGGTGTTTTCGTGGACAGCTACTGTAACAATTCGAACTATGACGTCAAACCCCCTTGTCTATTCCAAATGCCCCATCCGGGGGAGCAGTCATCCATCAAAGTTGAGGACATCCCCATGTACCACCAGCAGAGTCACCACCACCAGCCGCATCAGTCCGATGAGATGGTCACTCCCTCCGGGTCCGTTTACTACAAGcccccctctccacacacacatacattccagAGTCCACCCAGCCATGCGTGGGATGATTCTGGATCTCTGTACAGTTTTCACCAGGACTACTTGGCGGTGGCGCACAGGATGGAGCAGCGGAAAAATGCCATATCCAGATTATCCTTGTTTTCTCTCAAGCATTCCCAAACCGGTAGTCCTTTGTCGACGTGCCAGATGAGATTTGACGGATCCCTCCAGGTGTCCGTGAACCCGGATACCTCAGGCAGGTATCATGGATTGGAGAGCCAGGGCATCTTTGGTTCCAGCTCCTTAAGGAAACAGCACAGGGTGGGTTCCCCCTATTCGTTCCAGCTCGGTCAGGGACATCACTTTATGGATAACCAAGCACCGTCGCCTCCTAGCCAAGGATCTCCCACCAACACCGATTCTTTATGTGCCGTGTGTGGGGACAATGCCGCCTGTCAGCACTACGGCGTGCGTACCTGCGAGGGCTGTAAGGGATTCTTCAAG CGCACTGTCCAGAAAAATGCCAAATATGTGTGTTTAGCTGGGAAAAACTGTGCAGTTGACAAACGCCGGAGAAACAGGTGCCAATACTGCCGTTTCCAAAAGTGCCTTGTCACGGGAATGGTCAAAGAAG TCGTCAGGACTGCCAGTTTAAAGGGTCGACGTGGCCGGTTACCCTCCAAACATAAAATTCAAGACCCTTTGTCACCTGTCAGCATCCTTAGCGCGCTAGTGAGGGCCCATGTGGACTCCAACCCCTCATTGTCTCGACTGGACTACTCCCGA TTCCAGAATAATGCTGACAGCCAAATCGCCGGAGATGACACGCAACATGTGCAGCAGTTCTACGACGTCCTGACCGTCTCCATGGAGATTATCCGAGACTGGGCGCAAAAGATCCCAGGTTTTACCGATCTGCCGAGACCGGACCAAGATCTCCTCTTCGAATCAGCCTTCCTGGAACTCTTCGTTCTGCGTTTGGCTTACAG GTCCAACCCTGAGGAAGGGAAGCTCATCTTCTGCAACGGATTGGTTTTGCACAGGCTTCAGTGTAGGCGCGGCTTTGGAGACTGGATTGACACCATAGTGGAGTTCTCTGCAAACCTTCAAAGTATGAATATAGACGTTGCAACATTCTCCTGCATATGCGCCCTTGCCACAGTAACAG AGAGACATGGGCTGAAGGAGCCCAGGAGAGCAGAGGAACTTCAGAACAAGATGGTGAACTGTTTGAAAGACAAAGTGACTTTTAACGATGGAAGTGTCAGTCGACCAAATCACTTGTCAAAACTCTTGGGAAAGCTGCCTGAACTTCGCACGCTATGTACACAAGGTCTGCAGAGGATATTCTACTTGAAACTGGAAGACTTGGTCCCTCCACCTGCAATAATAGACAAGCTTTTCCTCGATACGTTGCCCTTTTAG